The following are from one region of the Achromobacter xylosoxidans genome:
- the cydC gene encoding thiol reductant ABC exporter subunit CydC, translating into MKNLLLLLPLYARRKSGLLLALFCALATVAAGVGLLGVSGWFLTGAALAGAGGAFNLFAPSALVRGLSFLRIVARYADRVVGHSATLRLLADLRAKVFSALIRLTPRQLARYRDGDLVARMTGDVDALDTVFLFVVAPLVTAILAGAVLTAVLGSWVPAAALALALALLVACVLVPLWLLRAARKPGAAAQESAAGLRAATLDAVEGHADMVALHAQAQTAAHFERLCEASAFARRSQARVAARGQFFLQAAAGASVLALLWFGLDTLEGGRIEGPTLAGLLLAVIGIFEVAGPIMRGASRMGSAISAAGRIREVTQSEPDMQDPAAPSVLPDSGVLELDGVRFAYSARGASASPPVLDGVSLRVAPGERIAIVGPSGAGKSTLLHLLLRLEDPQAGQVRFGGCDARACTQADWHRRIALLSQDAPVFLGTLRTNLLIGDPKADDAALWRALDAARLGDFVRGLPDGLDTWAGETGSQLSAGQARRLCLARALLSPAAVIVLDEPTAGLDAEAEAAFFSDLAGAVQGRAVVLATHAALPAGAVDRRYALQDGRLQQCELSSGAATLA; encoded by the coding sequence ATGAAGAACCTGTTGTTGCTCCTGCCGCTGTATGCGCGCCGTAAAAGCGGGCTTTTGCTCGCATTGTTCTGCGCACTGGCGACCGTGGCCGCCGGCGTGGGCCTGCTGGGCGTGTCGGGCTGGTTCCTGACCGGCGCGGCGCTGGCGGGGGCGGGCGGCGCGTTCAATCTGTTTGCGCCATCGGCGCTGGTGCGCGGCCTGTCGTTCCTGCGCATCGTGGCGCGTTACGCCGACCGCGTGGTGGGCCATTCCGCCACGCTGCGCCTGCTGGCTGACCTGCGCGCGAAGGTGTTCTCGGCGTTGATCCGCCTAACGCCGCGGCAATTGGCGCGCTATCGCGACGGCGATCTGGTTGCACGCATGACGGGCGACGTAGATGCGCTCGATACGGTTTTCCTGTTTGTGGTGGCGCCCTTGGTTACCGCCATCCTGGCGGGTGCGGTGTTGACCGCGGTGTTGGGATCGTGGGTGCCCGCGGCCGCGCTGGCGCTGGCCCTGGCCTTGCTGGTCGCATGCGTGCTGGTGCCCTTGTGGCTGCTGCGCGCCGCGCGCAAGCCCGGCGCGGCGGCCCAGGAGAGCGCGGCGGGACTGCGCGCGGCGACGCTGGACGCGGTGGAAGGGCATGCCGACATGGTGGCCCTGCACGCGCAGGCGCAGACAGCCGCGCATTTCGAGCGTCTATGCGAAGCCAGCGCGTTCGCCCGCCGTAGCCAGGCGCGGGTGGCGGCGCGGGGACAGTTCTTCCTGCAGGCCGCCGCCGGCGCATCGGTGCTGGCTTTGCTCTGGTTCGGCCTGGACACGCTGGAGGGAGGGCGCATCGAAGGCCCCACGCTGGCCGGGTTGTTGCTGGCGGTCATCGGAATTTTCGAAGTGGCTGGCCCGATCATGCGGGGCGCATCGCGCATGGGCTCGGCCATTTCGGCGGCGGGACGCATCCGGGAAGTCACGCAAAGCGAGCCGGACATGCAGGATCCGGCAGCGCCCAGCGTCTTGCCCGACAGCGGCGTGCTGGAGCTGGACGGCGTGCGCTTTGCCTATTCCGCCCGAGGAGCGTCCGCGAGCCCGCCCGTGCTCGACGGCGTCAGCCTGCGTGTGGCGCCCGGCGAGCGGATCGCCATCGTGGGGCCCAGCGGCGCGGGCAAGTCGACCCTGCTGCACCTGCTCCTGCGACTGGAGGATCCGCAGGCGGGGCAGGTGCGTTTCGGCGGCTGCGATGCGCGCGCCTGTACACAGGCGGATTGGCACCGGCGCATCGCGCTGCTGTCGCAGGATGCTCCGGTATTCCTGGGAACCCTGCGCACCAACCTGCTGATCGGCGATCCCAAGGCGGACGACGCCGCCCTGTGGCGCGCGCTGGACGCCGCGAGGCTGGGCGACTTCGTGCGCGGCCTGCCGGATGGCCTGGACACCTGGGCGGGGGAGACGGGTTCGCAGCTGTCGGCCGGGCAGGCGCGTCGCTTGTGCCTGGCGCGTGCGCTGTTGTCGCCGGCCGCGGTCATTGTGCTGGACGAGCCGACGGCTGGTCTGGACGCCGAGGCCGAAGCGGCATTCTTCAGCGATCTGGCGGGCGCCGTGCAGGGACGCGCCGTGGTGCTGGCCACCCACGCGGCGTTGCCCGCAGGGGCGGTCGATCGCCGCTACGCGCTGCAGGACGGCCGGCTACAGCAATGTGAATTGTCATCGGGGGCGGCAACCCTGGCTTAA
- a CDS encoding adenine phosphoribosyltransferase: MQTDNAEYIRRTIRSVPDWPQPGVIFRDITPVLQDPRAFRVLIDLFVYRYMRQRLDLVAGVDARGFIVGSVLAYELNLGFVPVRKKGKLPFRTVAEEYSLEYGNASVEMHTDSVRTGQRVLLVDDLIATGGTMLAAIKLLQRLGANVVEAAAIIDLPDLGGSAKVAATGTPLYTVCQYSADTPA, from the coding sequence ATGCAGACCGACAACGCCGAGTACATCCGGCGCACCATCCGCAGCGTTCCAGACTGGCCCCAACCCGGTGTCATTTTTCGCGACATCACGCCCGTGCTGCAGGACCCGCGCGCGTTCCGGGTGCTTATTGATCTCTTCGTCTATCGCTACATGCGCCAGCGCCTGGACCTGGTGGCTGGCGTGGATGCGCGCGGCTTCATCGTGGGCAGCGTGCTGGCCTACGAACTCAATCTGGGCTTCGTGCCGGTGCGCAAGAAGGGCAAGCTGCCGTTCCGCACCGTGGCCGAGGAGTACTCGCTGGAGTATGGCAACGCGTCGGTCGAAATGCACACGGACTCCGTGCGCACCGGCCAGCGCGTCCTGCTGGTGGACGACCTGATTGCCACCGGCGGCACCATGCTGGCCGCCATCAAGCTGCTGCAGCGCCTTGGCGCCAATGTGGTCGAGGCGGCCGCCATCATCGACCTGCCCGACCTGGGCGGCTCCGCCAAGGTCGCCGCCACCGGCACGCCGCTCTACACCGTCTGTCAGTACAGCGC
- the cydD gene encoding thiol reductant ABC exporter subunit CydD yields MSGGASSLEHDPSATLNKPPREQSRWLMALAKTARLPLMLAGAAPLVSGALLVVQAWLLASVLDAAIVRQAPRQELLGDILAIAGLMLVRACITWAGERAGADAAERIKRHVRLSLFRRLVQKGPYWSRGQASGELASAVVDQVEALDGFFAKYLPAMAAAAMLPVAFSVVLLPMDVIAGLVLLITAPLIPLFMALVGWGAQGASRRHLRAFARLSGFFADRLRGLSTLKLYGRAEAEAESVVAASDALRQRTMSVLRIAFLSSAVLEFFAALGVAGVAVYIGLTYLGFLDLRWSPLTLQAGLFCLLMAPEVYAPLRQFAAHYHDRAAALAAVSQISLLFDGLPQAGDAATGGVPGAGKAAADPGHVRERRAAGAALVIAGLNLDAPGRSQAVLTDASLALAPGEHAALMGPSGIGKSSLIEAVARLRPFQGDISVDGVPLPDWGEAALRQRVALIGQKPQLLTGSIADNIRLGRPDASDAEVQAAARRACVLEFAEALPQGLATQLGGRGHGLSGGQAQRVALARLFLRDPGLILLDEPTAHLDEATQARVLDEILAFSAGRTLLLATHAPAVAARLGRTLRVVGGKVEDA; encoded by the coding sequence GTGAGCGGCGGCGCTAGCAGCCTCGAGCACGATCCCTCGGCAACCCTGAACAAACCGCCGCGCGAACAGTCGCGGTGGTTGATGGCGCTCGCCAAGACGGCCAGGCTGCCGCTGATGCTGGCGGGCGCCGCGCCCCTGGTCAGCGGCGCCCTGCTGGTGGTGCAGGCCTGGCTGCTGGCCAGCGTGCTCGATGCGGCCATCGTCAGGCAGGCGCCCCGGCAGGAGCTGCTGGGCGACATCCTGGCCATCGCGGGACTCATGCTGGTGCGCGCCTGCATCACCTGGGCGGGCGAGCGCGCAGGCGCGGACGCGGCCGAGCGTATCAAGCGCCATGTGCGACTGTCGCTTTTCCGGCGTTTGGTGCAGAAGGGGCCGTACTGGAGCCGAGGGCAGGCGTCGGGAGAACTGGCGAGTGCGGTGGTGGACCAGGTCGAGGCCCTGGACGGGTTTTTCGCCAAGTACCTGCCCGCCATGGCGGCGGCCGCCATGCTGCCGGTTGCTTTCTCGGTGGTGCTGCTGCCGATGGACGTGATTGCCGGGCTGGTCCTGCTGATCACGGCGCCGCTGATTCCCTTGTTCATGGCCTTGGTGGGCTGGGGCGCCCAAGGCGCAAGCCGCCGCCACCTGCGCGCCTTTGCGCGCTTGTCGGGCTTCTTTGCCGATCGGCTGCGCGGTCTGTCCACCCTGAAACTCTATGGCCGCGCGGAGGCCGAAGCCGAGTCCGTCGTGGCGGCCAGCGACGCGTTGCGCCAACGCACGATGTCGGTGCTGCGCATCGCCTTTCTTTCATCGGCGGTGCTGGAGTTCTTCGCGGCGCTGGGCGTGGCCGGGGTGGCGGTCTATATCGGATTGACCTACCTGGGATTCCTGGACCTGCGCTGGTCGCCGCTGACCCTGCAGGCAGGGCTGTTCTGTTTGCTCATGGCGCCGGAGGTCTATGCGCCGTTGCGCCAGTTCGCGGCGCACTATCACGACCGTGCGGCGGCGCTCGCGGCAGTTTCGCAGATCTCCCTGCTGTTCGATGGCTTGCCGCAGGCCGGCGATGCTGCAACCGGTGGCGTGCCTGGCGCAGGCAAGGCCGCCGCAGATCCCGGACACGTTCGCGAACGCCGTGCTGCGGGCGCGGCCCTTGTCATTGCGGGCTTGAACCTGGACGCGCCCGGCCGCAGCCAGGCGGTGCTGACGGATGCCAGTCTGGCGCTGGCGCCGGGCGAGCATGCCGCGCTGATGGGCCCCAGCGGCATCGGCAAGTCCTCCCTGATCGAGGCGGTCGCACGCCTGCGTCCGTTCCAGGGCGACATCAGCGTCGACGGCGTGCCCTTGCCCGATTGGGGCGAGGCGGCGCTGCGCCAGCGCGTGGCGTTGATCGGGCAGAAGCCGCAGTTGCTGACAGGCTCCATCGCCGACAACATCCGCCTGGGCCGTCCCGACGCTTCCGATGCCGAGGTGCAGGCCGCCGCGCGCCGCGCCTGCGTGCTGGAGTTCGCCGAGGCCCTGCCGCAAGGGCTGGCGACGCAACTGGGCGGCCGCGGGCACGGCCTGTCCGGGGGCCAGGCGCAGCGCGTCGCGCTGGCGCGTCTGTTCCTGCGCGATCCGGGCTTGATCCTGCTGGACGAACCCACGGCGCATCTGGACGAAGCCACGCAGGCGCGCGTGCTGGACGAGATCCTGGCTTTCTCCGCCGGCCGCACCTTGCTGCTGGCGACGCACGCGCCCGCGGTGGCGGCCCGGCTGGGTCGGACGCTGCGAGTGGTTGGCGGAAAAGTGGAAGACGCATGA
- a CDS encoding GbsR/MarR family transcriptional regulator — protein sequence MALSPQNERFVLHFGEMGSRWGVNRTVGQIYALLFLSPKPLNADDIAETLGFSRSNVSLGLKELQSWRLVKLMHQVGDRRDYFETPKDVWEIFRILMEEKRKREIDPTLTLLRDTLLEPPSGPDEAYAQQRMNDMLELIELSTGWFDEVQRLPPETLQNLMKLGSKVQKVLGFAGKLRGKG from the coding sequence ATGGCCCTGTCCCCTCAAAACGAACGATTCGTCCTGCATTTCGGCGAAATGGGCAGCCGGTGGGGCGTGAACCGCACGGTCGGCCAGATCTACGCCCTCCTGTTCCTGTCGCCCAAGCCGCTGAACGCCGATGACATCGCCGAAACCCTCGGCTTCTCGCGCTCCAACGTCAGCCTGGGGCTGAAGGAGCTGCAGTCCTGGCGGCTGGTCAAGCTCATGCATCAAGTCGGCGACCGCCGCGACTACTTCGAAACTCCCAAGGACGTCTGGGAGATCTTCCGCATCCTGATGGAAGAAAAGCGCAAGCGCGAAATCGATCCCACGCTGACCCTGCTGCGGGACACCCTGTTGGAACCCCCGTCGGGTCCGGATGAGGCGTACGCGCAACAGCGCATGAACGACATGCTGGAGCTCATCGAACTGTCTACCGGATGGTTCGATGAGGTTCAACGACTGCCGCCAGAAACCCTGCAGAACCTGATGAAGCTCGGTTCGAAAGTGCAGAAGGTGCTGGGCTTCGCCGGCAAATTGCGGGGCAAGGGCTGA
- the cydB gene encoding cytochrome d ubiquinol oxidase subunit II gives MDTLIPFDYGTLRVVWWVLLGALLIGFAVMDGFDLGVAALLPVVAKTDAERRVVINVVGPVWEGNQVWLITAGGAIFAAWPLLYAASFSGFYLAMMLVLIALILRPVGFKYRSKMEGTSWRNRWDGVLCFSGVVASLVFGVAMGNIILGVPFTFDPVTLRPIYEGHFYQLFMPFALLAGVLSVVMLAMHGAVLLAWRTEDPISSRARNWGRLCALLTAALFAAGGFWVAGGLPGHVITSAVDMAGPSDPMLKTVAVQNGAWMANYAKWPLMWIAPALGVGGAVLVALLLSVRANVLAFLASSVSIAGVILTVGFSLFPFIMPSSTKPQAGLTIWDGSSSHLTLWIMVIAVAIFLPIVTVYTAWVYRVMRGKVTHESVGDTPNSY, from the coding sequence ATGGATACTCTTATTCCTTTCGACTACGGCACGCTGCGCGTGGTCTGGTGGGTGCTGCTGGGCGCATTGCTCATCGGCTTTGCCGTCATGGACGGCTTTGACCTGGGCGTGGCTGCGCTGCTGCCGGTGGTTGCCAAGACCGACGCCGAGCGCCGGGTGGTGATCAACGTGGTGGGACCGGTCTGGGAAGGCAACCAGGTCTGGCTCATCACCGCGGGCGGCGCCATTTTCGCCGCATGGCCCTTGCTGTACGCCGCGTCGTTCTCCGGGTTCTACCTGGCGATGATGCTGGTGCTGATCGCGCTGATCCTGCGGCCGGTCGGCTTCAAGTACCGCAGCAAGATGGAAGGCACCAGCTGGCGCAACCGCTGGGACGGCGTGCTCTGTTTCTCGGGCGTGGTGGCCTCGCTGGTGTTCGGCGTGGCCATGGGCAACATCATCCTGGGCGTGCCGTTCACGTTCGATCCGGTGACCCTGCGTCCGATCTATGAAGGCCACTTCTACCAGTTGTTCATGCCGTTCGCGCTGTTGGCCGGCGTGCTCAGCGTGGTGATGCTGGCCATGCATGGCGCCGTACTGCTGGCCTGGCGCACCGAAGATCCGATTTCGTCGCGTGCCCGCAACTGGGGCAGGCTGTGCGCCTTGCTGACCGCGGCGTTGTTCGCGGCGGGCGGGTTCTGGGTGGCGGGCGGCTTGCCTGGCCATGTGATCACCAGCGCGGTGGACATGGCCGGCCCGTCGGATCCGATGCTCAAGACCGTGGCGGTGCAGAACGGCGCCTGGATGGCCAACTACGCGAAATGGCCGCTGATGTGGATCGCGCCTGCGCTGGGCGTGGGCGGCGCCGTCCTGGTGGCGCTGCTGCTGAGCGTGCGCGCCAACGTGCTGGCGTTTCTGGCCTCGTCGGTGTCGATCGCCGGCGTGATTCTGACGGTGGGCTTTTCGCTCTTCCCGTTCATCATGCCCTCGTCGACCAAGCCGCAGGCCGGCCTGACCATTTGGGACGGTTCGTCCAGCCACTTGACGCTGTGGATCATGGTGATCGCGGTCGCCATCTTCCTGCCCATCGTGACCGTCTACACCGCCTGGGTCTACCGCGTCATGCGCGGCAAGGTCACCCATGAATCGGTCGGCGACACGCCCAACTCATACTGA
- a CDS encoding cytochrome ubiquinol oxidase subunit I: protein MIDLDVVNLSRFQFAATALYHFLFVPLTLGLSFILAIMESVYVMTGRAIWKRMTMFWGTLFGINFALGVATGVVMEFQFGMNWSYYSHYVGDIFGAPLALEGLMAFFLEATFVGLFFFGWNRMSKVSHLIVTWLVAFGTNFSALWILIANGWMQNPVGSIFNPDTMRMEMTDFAAVIFNPVAQAKFVHTVSAGYVAGAMFVMSISAWYLLKGRHIDLAKRSMAVAASFGLASALSVVVLGDESGYLTTEHQKMKIAAIESMWHTEPAPASFNLIAIPNQAERKNDFAIEIPYVMGIIGTRSLTTPLLGIDDLIRRAENRIRDGMVAYEALQKIRANPKDVDARMVFDKTWPDLGYALLVKRYQPDMSKVTEDDIKKAAVDTVPNVAPLFWAFRIMVAVGMYLILFFGVAFWLASRGRLDSRRGLLKVALWSLPLPWVAIESGWFVAEYGRQPWVIEGVLPTYYAASGLTIVDLAISLTIFLVLYTVLLIIGVKVMLHAVRKGPKSDGPAPGAAAADPVHAAVRA, encoded by the coding sequence ATGATTGATCTCGACGTCGTAAATCTGTCGCGATTCCAGTTCGCCGCGACCGCGCTCTACCACTTCCTCTTCGTCCCGCTCACGCTAGGCCTGTCGTTCATTCTGGCCATCATGGAAAGCGTGTACGTCATGACTGGCCGCGCCATCTGGAAGCGGATGACGATGTTCTGGGGCACCCTCTTCGGCATCAACTTCGCATTGGGCGTTGCCACAGGCGTCGTGATGGAGTTCCAGTTCGGCATGAACTGGTCCTACTACAGCCATTACGTAGGCGACATCTTCGGCGCGCCGCTGGCGCTCGAAGGGCTGATGGCCTTCTTCCTGGAAGCGACCTTCGTCGGCCTGTTCTTCTTCGGCTGGAACCGCATGTCCAAGGTCAGCCACTTGATCGTGACCTGGCTGGTGGCGTTCGGCACCAACTTCTCGGCGCTGTGGATCCTGATCGCCAACGGCTGGATGCAGAATCCGGTCGGTTCGATCTTCAATCCCGACACCATGCGCATGGAGATGACCGACTTCGCCGCGGTGATCTTCAACCCGGTGGCACAGGCCAAGTTCGTGCACACGGTCAGCGCAGGCTACGTCGCGGGCGCGATGTTCGTCATGTCGATCAGCGCCTGGTACCTGCTGAAGGGCCGCCACATCGACCTGGCCAAGCGCTCGATGGCGGTCGCCGCCAGCTTCGGCCTGGCCTCGGCGTTGTCGGTCGTGGTGCTGGGGGACGAAAGCGGCTATCTCACCACCGAACACCAGAAGATGAAGATCGCGGCCATCGAGTCCATGTGGCACACCGAGCCGGCCCCTGCGTCCTTCAACCTGATCGCCATCCCCAACCAGGCCGAGCGCAAGAACGACTTCGCCATCGAGATCCCCTACGTCATGGGCATCATCGGCACGCGTTCGCTCACCACGCCGCTGCTGGGCATCGACGACCTGATACGTCGTGCCGAGAATCGCATTCGCGACGGCATGGTGGCGTATGAAGCCTTGCAGAAGATCCGCGCCAATCCCAAGGACGTGGATGCGCGCATGGTCTTTGACAAGACCTGGCCCGACCTGGGCTATGCGCTGCTGGTCAAGCGCTATCAGCCCGACATGAGCAAGGTCACCGAAGACGACATCAAGAAGGCCGCCGTCGATACCGTGCCCAACGTGGCGCCACTGTTCTGGGCGTTCCGCATCATGGTCGCGGTGGGCATGTATCTGATCCTGTTCTTCGGCGTGGCCTTCTGGCTGGCCTCGCGCGGGCGGCTGGACAGCCGGCGCGGCCTGCTCAAGGTGGCGTTGTGGAGCTTGCCGTTGCCCTGGGTGGCCATCGAAAGCGGCTGGTTCGTGGCCGAATACGGCCGCCAGCCCTGGGTGATCGAAGGCGTGCTGCCGACCTACTACGCGGCTTCCGGCCTGACCATCGTCGACCTGGCCATCAGCCTGACGATATTCCTGGTGCTGTACACGGTGTTGCTGATCATCGGCGTGAAGGTGATGCTGCACGCCGTGAGGAAGGGACCGAAATCCGATGGGCCGGCGCCCGGAGCTGCCGCCGCCGATCCTGTGCACGCTGCCGTGCGGGCCTGA
- the cydX gene encoding cytochrome bd-I oxidase subunit CydX produces MWYFSWILGLGLACAFAILNAMWFELREGHTHDPRASRDDE; encoded by the coding sequence ATGTGGTATTTCTCGTGGATACTCGGTCTGGGCCTGGCGTGCGCCTTCGCCATCCTCAATGCAATGTGGTTCGAGCTGCGCGAGGGTCATACCCATGATCCGCGCGCCAGCCGCGACGACGAGTGA